Proteins encoded by one window of Deltaproteobacteria bacterium:
- the ychF gene encoding redox-regulated ATPase YchF has product MGFRCGIVGLPNVGKSTLFNAMTAAGVAAENYPFCTIEPNVGVVSVPDERLQKLTEIFKPQKTTPTTIEFVDIAGLVEGASKGEGLGNQFLAHIREVDAIAHVVRCFDDANVVHVHGGVDPLRDVGVIETELMLADLEAITKRLEKTEKQAKVGDKEAALCLPVYQKVQQALGEGRPARTVPLSEEERPFIRDLFLLTSKPILYVANVSESDLASSNAKVEALCELAQKQGSEVVTISGKIESEIAALPPEERPAFLKEIGLKESGLDQLAHAGYRLLGLTTYFTAGPKEVRAWTINRGTKAPQAAGIIHSDFEKGFIRAECYHYDDLLTYGSELKVREAGKMRLEGKDYVVKDGDILFFRFNV; this is encoded by the coding sequence ATGGGATTTCGATGCGGTATTGTTGGACTGCCCAACGTCGGCAAGTCGACCCTCTTTAACGCGATGACGGCCGCCGGTGTGGCGGCGGAGAACTATCCGTTTTGCACAATTGAACCGAACGTCGGCGTCGTCTCCGTGCCGGATGAACGGCTTCAGAAGTTGACCGAGATCTTCAAACCGCAGAAGACAACCCCAACAACAATCGAGTTCGTCGATATCGCCGGCCTCGTCGAGGGGGCCTCTAAAGGCGAGGGGCTGGGGAACCAGTTCCTCGCCCATATCCGCGAGGTCGATGCGATCGCACATGTTGTCCGCTGTTTTGACGACGCAAATGTCGTTCATGTCCATGGAGGTGTCGATCCGCTTCGGGATGTCGGTGTGATTGAGACGGAACTGATGCTCGCCGATCTTGAGGCAATCACCAAGCGACTTGAAAAAACGGAGAAGCAGGCGAAGGTCGGAGACAAGGAGGCCGCGCTCTGCCTCCCTGTTTATCAAAAGGTTCAACAGGCGCTCGGGGAGGGACGACCCGCAAGAACGGTCCCACTTTCAGAGGAGGAGAGGCCGTTCATAAGAGACCTCTTCCTGCTCACCTCCAAACCGATCTTGTATGTCGCCAATGTCTCAGAGTCGGACCTTGCTTCATCCAATGCAAAAGTAGAGGCGTTGTGTGAACTGGCCCAAAAACAGGGATCCGAGGTCGTGACGATCAGTGGAAAGATCGAATCGGAGATCGCCGCCCTCCCGCCGGAGGAACGCCCTGCCTTTCTCAAGGAGATCGGACTCAAAGAATCAGGACTCGACCAACTCGCCCATGCCGGATACCGTTTGCTCGGCCTCACAACCTATTTCACCGCCGGCCCGAAGGAGGTACGGGCCTGGACGATCAATCGGGGGACAAAGGCGCCGCAAGCGGCCGGTATTATTCATTCCGACTTTGAAAAAGGGTTTATCCGGGCTGAATGCTACCATTATGATGACCTGCTCACCTACGGCTCTGAACTCAAGGTCCGGGAGGCAGGGAAAATGCGCCTGGAAGGGAAAGACTACGTCGTCAAGGACGGCGATATCCTCTTCTTCAGATTTAATGTTTAA
- a CDS encoding aminopeptidase P family protein, with amino-acid sequence MSQKARLIIACPETCADVYWATCFSAPDPVIFIEQRGKKSLLMSDLEYGRAKKEAEVDEVISTSSYSRKLKSQGKKEVSEIEILTTVLHERKITSLEVPSYFPIRLARLLEEKGFTVDAIPDPFYPERQIKSEGEKKKIVNSIRATEEAIRFAIQTIRGTRIRGNKLLWNGAPLTSEKLRHLMELKMMERGYLGQKTIVACGKQAADPHCIGFGPLQPYQTIVLDVFPKSLESGYHGDVTRTVFKGTPSSKVISMYEAVRKAQAKGFSLVRSGVDARDVHAAVAKTMEEQGFKTDFKNGRPEGFIHTTGHGLGLDIHEPPRIGPRSTLLKKGQVVTVEPGLYYEKLGGVRIEDDVYVTHKGCEILSILPRDLQIL; translated from the coding sequence ATGTCGCAAAAAGCACGCCTCATTATCGCCTGTCCCGAGACCTGTGCCGATGTCTATTGGGCCACCTGCTTCTCCGCACCGGACCCGGTCATCTTTATTGAGCAGAGGGGCAAAAAAAGCCTGCTCATGTCCGATCTTGAATACGGTCGCGCCAAAAAAGAGGCGGAGGTGGATGAGGTCATCTCGACCTCCTCCTATTCAAGAAAGCTCAAGTCACAGGGGAAGAAGGAGGTTAGTGAAATAGAGATCCTTACCACCGTTCTGCACGAAAGAAAAATCACCTCCCTCGAGGTCCCCTCCTATTTTCCGATCCGGCTGGCGCGGCTTCTGGAAGAAAAAGGATTTACGGTGGATGCGATTCCTGATCCGTTTTATCCCGAACGCCAGATCAAATCCGAAGGAGAGAAAAAAAAGATTGTGAACAGCATCCGCGCGACCGAAGAGGCGATCCGTTTTGCGATTCAGACAATCCGGGGCACCCGGATCCGCGGGAACAAGCTCCTCTGGAACGGCGCACCACTCACAAGCGAGAAACTGCGCCACTTGATGGAGCTCAAAATGATGGAACGGGGTTACCTGGGACAAAAGACGATCGTTGCCTGTGGCAAACAGGCGGCTGACCCGCACTGTATCGGTTTTGGACCGCTTCAACCGTACCAAACAATCGTGCTGGATGTCTTCCCCAAGTCACTGGAGTCCGGCTATCACGGCGACGTGACACGAACGGTTTTCAAGGGAACCCCTTCTTCAAAGGTGATTTCAATGTATGAAGCGGTGCGGAAGGCGCAGGCGAAAGGATTCTCGCTTGTCCGTTCCGGCGTTGATGCGCGTGATGTCCATGCCGCCGTCGCCAAAACGATGGAAGAGCAGGGTTTCAAGACGGACTTCAAAAACGGGAGGCCGGAGGGCTTTATCCATACGACAGGGCATGGGCTCGGCCTTGATATCCACGAACCACCCCGGATCGGTCCCAGAAGTACCCTCCTCAAAAAAGGACAGGTTGTAACCGTCGAACCGGGTCTCTATTACGAAAAACTGGGTGGGGTTCGCATTGAGGATGACGTTTATGTCACCCATAAAGGTTGTGAGATCCTCTCCATCCTCCCCCGCGACCTACAAATCCTTTAG